The proteins below come from a single Natrinema sp. SYSU A 869 genomic window:
- a CDS encoding cation acetate symporter, giving the protein MMDAGIVLQSGLLPQGMDVSFKIGPAILVLGMLAIFLLIGFVFRVADTEDMWVAGRSIGNIENGMAIGANWMSAASYLGMAALIALSGFYGLAFVVGWTTGYFILLIFMAAQMRRFGKYTAPDFVGDRFNSDSARAIAAITTFLIAFVYAIGQARGMALVGLYIFGDLGFAGFSGYQAMVIFMMTITVGYLTLSGMLGATKNMAVQYVILISAFLAGMYVIGWTQGYSTLLPQIEYGMLLSELGDEFTEPFAHSSPYLWIATCFSLVVGTCGLPHVLVRFYTVENERTARWSTVTGLFFICLLYLGAPAYTAFGTRLYDLNPATGTTYGDPSMSGSTADVLVVIAAQFANLPQWFVGLVAAGGIAAAIATTAGLFITGSSAVSHDIYTNLINEDATQQQQILVGRLGIVALGVLTTLAALDPAAPIAALVSYAFSLAGAVLFPMFFLGLWWENTNRQGALAGMLTGLTIWTIPMINEVVPNYMSGSGEAFVPVLEQWLPAIGSALVAVPVVFAVTIIVSVMTDEPPLATKKMVRQCHSPEPMGQQQAAEDVVTDGGETPRTTDHVRTNTRSDGRKRNGRTGS; this is encoded by the coding sequence ATGATGGATGCGGGAATCGTCCTGCAGTCCGGGCTCCTGCCGCAGGGGATGGACGTGTCGTTCAAGATCGGACCGGCGATCCTCGTCCTGGGGATGCTCGCTATCTTCCTCTTGATCGGGTTCGTGTTCCGCGTGGCCGACACGGAAGACATGTGGGTCGCCGGTCGTTCCATCGGGAATATCGAGAACGGGATGGCGATCGGCGCCAACTGGATGTCCGCCGCGTCCTATCTCGGGATGGCGGCGCTGATCGCATTGTCGGGCTTTTACGGCCTGGCGTTCGTCGTCGGCTGGACGACCGGATACTTCATCCTGCTTATCTTCATGGCCGCGCAGATGCGCCGATTCGGGAAGTACACGGCACCGGACTTCGTCGGTGACCGATTCAACTCCGACAGCGCACGCGCCATCGCAGCGATCACGACGTTCCTTATCGCGTTCGTCTACGCGATTGGACAGGCTCGCGGGATGGCACTAGTCGGCCTGTATATCTTCGGCGATCTCGGCTTCGCTGGGTTCAGCGGCTACCAGGCGATGGTCATCTTCATGATGACCATCACGGTTGGCTACCTGACGCTCTCGGGCATGCTCGGCGCGACAAAGAACATGGCCGTGCAGTACGTCATCCTCATCAGCGCCTTCCTGGCCGGCATGTACGTGATCGGCTGGACGCAGGGATACTCGACGCTGCTCCCGCAGATCGAGTACGGGATGCTCCTCAGTGAACTTGGCGACGAGTTCACCGAGCCCTTCGCGCACTCCAGTCCGTACCTGTGGATCGCGACGTGTTTCTCGCTGGTCGTCGGGACCTGCGGACTCCCTCACGTACTGGTCCGGTTCTACACGGTTGAAAACGAACGGACCGCCCGTTGGTCGACCGTGACAGGCCTGTTTTTCATCTGCCTGCTCTACCTCGGCGCTCCCGCGTACACGGCGTTCGGGACGCGTCTCTACGATCTCAACCCGGCCACGGGGACAACGTACGGCGACCCCAGCATGTCCGGATCGACCGCCGACGTCCTCGTCGTGATCGCGGCCCAGTTCGCAAACCTGCCACAATGGTTCGTCGGCCTCGTAGCCGCTGGCGGGATTGCCGCAGCGATCGCGACGACTGCCGGACTCTTCATTACCGGCTCCTCGGCCGTCTCCCACGACATCTATACGAACCTTATCAACGAGGACGCGACCCAACAGCAGCAGATCCTCGTCGGTCGCCTGGGAATCGTCGCACTGGGTGTGTTGACCACGCTGGCCGCGCTTGACCCCGCGGCACCGATCGCCGCGCTCGTGTCGTACGCGTTCTCGCTCGCCGGTGCAGTCCTGTTCCCGATGTTCTTCCTCGGACTCTGGTGGGAGAACACGAACCGCCAGGGCGCACTCGCCGGGATGCTCACCGGGCTGACTATCTGGACGATCCCGATGATTAACGAGGTCGTCCCGAACTACATGAGTGGCTCCGGCGAGGCGTTCGTGCCGGTACTAGAACAGTGGTTGCCGGCGATCGGCTCGGCGCTCGTCGCCGTTCCGGTCGTGTTCGCTGTCACCATCATCGTCTCGGTGATGACCGACGAACCACCGCTCGCAACGAAGAAGATGGTGCGACAGTGTCACAGCCCCGAACCGATGGGCCAGCAACAGGCCGCTGAAGATGTCGTAACCGACGGGGGCGAGACCCCGCGGACGACTGATCATGTACGAACGAATACTCGTTCCGACGGACGGAAGCGAAACGGCCGAACAGGCAGTTGA
- a CDS encoding cupin domain-containing protein, producing MQQSKEELTVVMETPDAVVQHQAGFGAATEDDEMAAEHFRISAGTDLTPLLEGLHEDTCQCPHWGYVIAGEITVQYSDGFEEVDEAGDLVYWPPGHTLWVGDDDAEFVLFSPHEEHMEVFDHMAAKMEE from the coding sequence ATGCAGCAATCTAAAGAAGAACTAACAGTCGTCATGGAAACGCCGGACGCGGTGGTCCAACATCAAGCGGGTTTCGGTGCGGCGACCGAAGACGATGAGATGGCCGCAGAGCACTTCCGAATTAGCGCAGGAACCGATCTCACGCCCCTCCTGGAGGGACTTCACGAAGATACGTGTCAGTGTCCACACTGGGGGTACGTGATAGCTGGCGAAATTACGGTCCAATATTCCGACGGCTTCGAGGAGGTAGACGAAGCCGGCGATCTCGTCTACTGGCCGCCGGGCCATACCCTCTGGGTTGGCGACGATGACGCGGAGTTCGTCCTGTTTAGCCCACACGAGGAACACATGGAAGTCTTCGACCACATGGCCGCCAAGATGGAAGAATAA
- a CDS encoding DUF4212 domain-containing protein, producing MPDNNTHDSADRRAETDGGVAGQPGQSHRNTDYLSAEVNLLKPSTPFMRDHLRVIWTGFIAWAILVFGPVLATAVAPGVMTTPMPVIEFPLHYFLVAVCGPSGALILSAWYARKRDQLDTKYGIDHSDHEGAAGGSGDATAADGGVSE from the coding sequence ATGCCAGATAATAACACCCACGATTCGGCTGACAGACGAGCTGAAACGGACGGTGGCGTGGCCGGACAGCCCGGTCAATCCCACCGAAATACGGACTATCTCAGCGCGGAGGTGAATCTCCTGAAACCGAGTACACCGTTCATGCGCGATCACCTGCGGGTGATCTGGACAGGATTCATCGCCTGGGCAATCCTCGTATTCGGCCCCGTGCTAGCCACGGCCGTCGCGCCGGGCGTGATGACGACGCCGATGCCGGTCATCGAATTCCCGCTGCATTACTTCCTGGTCGCCGTCTGCGGTCCCAGCGGTGCACTGATCCTCTCGGCATGGTACGCTCGCAAGCGCGATCAGCTGGACACGAAGTACGGTATCGATCACTCGGACCACGAGGGGGCGGCCGGAGGCAGCGGCGACGCCACGGCGGCTGACGGGGGTGTCTCCGAATGA
- a CDS encoding MBL fold metallo-hydrolase, producing the protein MTTDASCGTVRADRALSRIHRLEFDVPWPPKHVAAYLLEGSKPILIDAGAPDEAGESELREGLAEFDYEPADIDHVLVTHIHSDHIGQLPALREAGATVHAPKAGLSRLEHELAEVRSGLRETAMSAGYSGEALDDVIEEELESRRRDRRLVDRETAQPIDPTEPVSIGGREFRVFETPGHEIDHLCFETTLEGTDVLFAGDTLIEPFRAGAFHVGFNHGAYDAVEAYDKSMDRLTETTATHVFPGHGPVFEDPKRVVETTRERLETLLKETVTALEAIEPATPLAIAEERVGNVRYHAPVLDTLGALGTLEKQGNVSSEVEEGVRYYETE; encoded by the coding sequence ATGACTACCGACGCTTCTTGCGGTACTGTCCGGGCCGATCGCGCTCTCTCACGGATTCATCGCCTCGAGTTCGACGTTCCCTGGCCGCCCAAACACGTCGCTGCCTACCTGCTCGAGGGGTCCAAACCGATCCTGATCGACGCGGGCGCGCCGGATGAGGCGGGCGAGTCGGAACTACGGGAGGGACTCGCCGAGTTTGACTACGAACCGGCTGATATCGATCACGTGCTGGTGACCCACATCCACAGCGATCACATCGGGCAACTCCCCGCACTGCGGGAGGCTGGCGCGACGGTCCACGCGCCAAAGGCAGGACTCTCGAGGCTCGAGCACGAACTGGCGGAAGTCCGATCTGGCCTCCGGGAGACGGCGATGTCAGCGGGTTACAGCGGTGAGGCTCTGGACGACGTGATTGAGGAGGAACTCGAGTCGCGTCGTCGAGACCGACGACTGGTCGACCGCGAGACCGCCCAGCCAATTGATCCGACCGAACCCGTCTCCATCGGCGGTCGCGAGTTCAGGGTCTTCGAGACGCCGGGCCACGAGATCGACCACCTGTGTTTCGAGACGACCCTTGAGGGGACGGACGTGCTCTTTGCAGGCGATACGCTCATCGAACCGTTTCGTGCGGGGGCCTTCCATGTCGGGTTCAACCACGGTGCCTATGATGCCGTCGAGGCCTACGACAAGTCCATGGATCGGCTGACCGAGACGACCGCGACGCACGTCTTCCCCGGCCACGGTCCCGTGTTCGAGGACCCCAAGCGAGTCGTCGAGACGACACGGGAACGGTTGGAGACGTTGCTCAAGGAGACGGTGACTGCGCTTGAGGCGATCGAACCGGCGACGCCGCTGGCGATCGCCGAGGAACGCGTCGGGAACGTCCGCTATCACGCGCCGGTGCTCGACACGCTCGGGGCGCTGGGCACGCTCGAGAAGCAGGGCAACGTGTCCTCCGAGGTCGAAGAAGGCGTCCGATACTACGAGACGGAGTAG
- a CDS encoding DUF2080 family transposase-associated protein, giving the protein MATTPKQELATVSCPFCERETAVPVPNTDVELAVRRSVAPFGDRATVSCPADHRFWVYFC; this is encoded by the coding sequence ATGGCAACGACTCCGAAACAGGAGCTTGCGACCGTCTCCTGTCCGTTCTGCGAGCGGGAAACGGCCGTTCCAGTTCCGAATACGGACGTCGAACTGGCAGTCAGACGCTCCGTCGCGCCCTTCGGCGATCGCGCCACCGTCTCGTGTCCGGCCGATCACAGATTCTGGGTGTACTTCTGTTAA
- a CDS encoding cupin domain-containing protein — protein sequence MKRINESDLDWDEYDREETAFRRKELSNAADASDIGCSLYELPSGMQSWPYHYHTANEEALYVLAGDGELKTEDGLEPLTAGDYVTLPADERGGHRVVNDSEEPLRYLAISTMNEPDITVYPEMNKFGVFVGSPPGGRDERSLEGYYRIDDETEYWDE from the coding sequence ATGAAACGGATCAACGAATCCGATCTCGACTGGGACGAGTACGACCGCGAGGAGACGGCGTTCCGGCGAAAGGAGCTCTCCAACGCCGCCGACGCCTCTGACATCGGCTGTAGCCTCTACGAACTCCCATCCGGGATGCAGTCGTGGCCCTATCATTACCACACGGCCAACGAGGAAGCGCTCTACGTGCTGGCGGGCGACGGCGAGCTCAAAACCGAGGACGGCCTCGAGCCGCTGACGGCCGGCGACTACGTGACCCTCCCGGCGGACGAGCGCGGCGGCCACAGAGTCGTTAACGACAGTGAAGAGCCGCTTCGGTACCTCGCGATATCGACGATGAACGAACCGGACATCACCGTCTATCCGGAGATGAACAAGTTCGGCGTCTTCGTCGGCTCGCCACCGGGCGGCCGCGACGAGCGATCGCTCGAGGGCTACTATCGTATCGATGATGAGACCGAATACTGGGACGAGTGA
- a CDS encoding DUF2110 family protein yields MVVLATKLYVEGEARERSLDSLRSLVNNEIGELDVEFEIGIRHDDFPSVTIEGDDATVARNILREEFGEIVPDLEVGETYTGTLESWDDDGFVLDAGQGEGVRIPTDELGLGPGSATQIRERYGLVQHLPLQFVYGGTDDEPSRLSDAEQDHLYEWTRGDGRLNVNSATRAEVRATLNRAGHAQDYVTVERIGLLEQSVICTESTDPPGLLASVGEYLPAELRCVVP; encoded by the coding sequence ATGGTCGTACTTGCAACAAAACTCTACGTCGAAGGCGAGGCTCGCGAGCGGTCACTGGATTCCCTGCGTTCGCTGGTGAACAACGAGATCGGCGAACTCGACGTCGAGTTCGAGATCGGCATCCGCCACGACGACTTCCCCTCCGTGACGATCGAGGGCGACGACGCGACGGTCGCGCGGAATATCCTCCGCGAGGAGTTCGGCGAGATCGTCCCTGATCTCGAGGTTGGCGAGACGTACACCGGTACGCTCGAGTCCTGGGATGACGACGGATTCGTCCTCGACGCAGGACAGGGCGAGGGCGTACGGATTCCGACCGACGAACTCGGGCTCGGCCCGGGGTCGGCGACGCAGATCCGTGAACGGTACGGACTGGTCCAGCATCTGCCCCTCCAGTTCGTCTACGGCGGAACGGACGACGAACCGTCTCGTCTCTCCGATGCCGAACAGGACCATCTCTACGAGTGGACCCGCGGCGACGGCCGGCTCAACGTCAACAGCGCGACGCGAGCGGAAGTTCGAGCCACGCTCAACCGCGCGGGCCATGCACAGGATTACGTGACCGTCGAGCGAATCGGCCTGCTCGAGCAGAGCGTCATCTGTACCGAGAGTACCGATCCGCCGGGGCTGCTCGCGAGTGTGGGCGAGTATCTCCCGGCCGAACTCCGTTGTGTCGTCCCCTAG
- a CDS encoding tRNA (cytidine(56)-2'-O)-methyltransferase translates to MHDDTEVAVLRLGHRPGRDDRMTTHVGLTARALGADRVLFPDNAGQSLETVADITDRFGGPFKAELTEGPQGVIRNWEGQVVHLTMYGERVQDVEADIRAAHADEGDPLLLVVGSEKVPFDVYEEADWNVGVTNQPHSEVAGLAVFLDRLFEGRELEREWDDADREVIPMETGKRVESAGSESDSE, encoded by the coding sequence ATGCACGACGACACCGAGGTCGCCGTCCTTCGACTCGGCCATCGGCCCGGCCGGGACGACCGGATGACGACCCACGTCGGACTGACCGCGCGGGCGCTGGGGGCCGACCGCGTGCTCTTTCCCGACAACGCCGGCCAGTCACTCGAGACCGTCGCGGACATCACCGACCGCTTCGGAGGGCCCTTCAAGGCCGAACTCACCGAGGGTCCACAGGGGGTCATCCGCAACTGGGAGGGACAGGTCGTCCACCTCACGATGTACGGCGAGCGCGTCCAGGACGTCGAAGCCGACATCCGAGCGGCCCACGCCGACGAGGGCGACCCGCTCTTGCTCGTCGTCGGCTCCGAGAAAGTCCCCTTCGACGTCTACGAGGAAGCCGACTGGAACGTCGGCGTTACCAACCAGCCCCACTCCGAAGTGGCCGGGCTCGCCGTCTTTCTTGACCGGCTGTTCGAGGGCCGGGAACTCGAGCGGGAGTGGGACGATGCCGACCGAGAAGTGATTCCGATGGAGACGGGCAAGCGCGTCGAATCGGCAGGATCGGAATCCGACTCAGAATAG
- the tfe gene encoding transcription factor E has product MAFEDLLEDPVIQKYLHELVGPKGMPVAAAPPDGEVTDEELAEELDLELNDVRRALFILYENDLATYRRLRDEDSGWLTYLWTFEYDNIPENLEEEMYRLHEALDERREYERNHEFYLCEICSIRFEFGEAMDFNFECPECGSPLESMDNNRLVNAMDDRLDSLEDELNIDANA; this is encoded by the coding sequence ATGGCTTTTGAGGACCTGCTCGAGGACCCGGTGATCCAGAAATATTTGCACGAGCTGGTCGGTCCCAAGGGGATGCCCGTCGCGGCGGCTCCCCCAGATGGCGAGGTGACCGACGAAGAGCTCGCGGAGGAACTCGACCTCGAATTGAACGACGTGCGGCGCGCGCTGTTCATTCTCTACGAGAACGATCTCGCCACGTACCGGCGACTGCGCGACGAGGACTCGGGGTGGCTGACCTACCTCTGGACCTTCGAGTACGATAACATTCCGGAGAACCTCGAGGAGGAGATGTATCGGCTCCACGAGGCCTTAGACGAGCGCCGGGAGTACGAGCGCAACCACGAGTTCTATCTCTGTGAGATCTGTTCGATCCGCTTCGAATTCGGCGAGGCAATGGACTTCAACTTCGAGTGTCCCGAATGCGGATCGCCGCTAGAATCAATGGATAACAACCGACTGGTCAATGCGATGGACGACCGCCTCGACTCGCTCGAGGACGAACTCAACATCGATGCGAACGCCTAA
- a CDS encoding universal stress protein has product MYERILVPTDGSETAEQAVEHALDLADQYGAEVHALYVVDTNAMSLSLGGEQLDRIEQGRYDEMDEVKERADRATGYIAEHARERGLETVEHVSAGKPHKLIGEYIEDNDIDLVVMGSHGRSGITRALLGSVAERTLRTTTVPVLVIDSRENE; this is encoded by the coding sequence ATGTACGAACGAATACTCGTTCCGACGGACGGAAGCGAAACGGCCGAACAGGCAGTTGAGCACGCGCTCGATCTCGCCGACCAGTACGGGGCCGAAGTACACGCCCTGTACGTCGTCGACACCAATGCGATGAGTCTCAGCCTCGGTGGCGAGCAACTCGACCGCATCGAACAAGGCCGGTACGACGAGATGGACGAGGTCAAGGAGCGCGCCGATCGCGCCACCGGCTACATCGCCGAGCACGCTCGAGAGCGCGGCCTCGAGACCGTCGAGCACGTCTCAGCCGGGAAACCCCACAAACTCATCGGTGAGTACATCGAGGACAACGATATCGACCTCGTCGTGATGGGGTCCCACGGCCGCTCGGGGATCACGCGTGCACTGCTCGGCAGCGTCGCGGAACGCACGCTGCGGACCACGACGGTGCCGGTACTGGTCATCGATAGCCGCGAAAACGAGTAG
- a CDS encoding AMP-binding protein: MDIDAVDESARTGNVAKLFDRTAAHHGDAQAMEHHGRRWTHAEVRDWTAELAGGLHDIGLEPGDRMLLFLPNCPQYLVASIGAFKAGVEISPVNPQYKRREVAYQLEDTDASAVVTHPALRETVDQATEDAGMDPEVITIQSEDWPRDPDDHAFEELRGEPTLVDCADNDVALLPYTSGTTGDPKGVQLTHSNTRAQLMWPLTASNVDVEPEDVRSLTWLPLYHITGFTHTALQPLVGGGRLYFRSALEWDAQECMQLIEDEGITHFVGVTTMYADMVDADDFGEYDLSSLESASEGGAKLSTAVQEQFEETAGVDISEGYGLTETHGATHTQSGSTFGLKHGTIGQPLRMTDCKIVDESGDEVSSGEEGELVVRGPQVMTGYLNLPDATEAAFTENGYFRTGDIARRDGNNYYEIVDRKKHMINTAGYNVYPSELETLLLEHEAVADVAIVGIPDERRNEVPKAFIVPASGIEPGSDVTTEEIKDFCLEEVASYKHPREIEFIEELPRTTSGKVQKYKLEDGEE; this comes from the coding sequence ATGGATATCGACGCAGTCGACGAATCTGCGCGAACGGGGAACGTCGCGAAGCTGTTCGACCGGACGGCAGCCCATCACGGGGACGCACAGGCGATGGAACACCACGGGCGGCGCTGGACCCACGCGGAGGTCCGTGACTGGACCGCCGAACTCGCCGGCGGCCTCCACGACATCGGGCTTGAGCCCGGCGATCGGATGCTACTCTTCTTGCCGAACTGCCCGCAGTACCTCGTCGCCTCGATCGGCGCGTTCAAGGCCGGCGTCGAGATCTCGCCGGTGAACCCACAGTACAAGCGCCGCGAGGTCGCCTACCAGCTCGAGGACACGGACGCGAGCGCCGTCGTCACGCACCCGGCGCTACGGGAGACCGTCGATCAGGCGACCGAAGACGCCGGGATGGATCCCGAGGTGATCACGATTCAGAGCGAGGACTGGCCCCGGGATCCGGACGACCACGCGTTCGAGGAGCTGCGCGGTGAACCGACGCTGGTCGACTGCGCGGACAACGACGTCGCCTTGCTGCCATATACCTCCGGAACGACCGGCGATCCGAAGGGCGTCCAGCTCACCCACAGCAACACCCGCGCACAGCTCATGTGGCCCCTGACCGCCTCGAACGTCGACGTCGAACCCGAAGACGTCCGTAGCCTCACCTGGCTCCCGCTGTACCACATCACTGGCTTTACCCACACCGCCCTCCAGCCGCTGGTCGGCGGCGGGCGGCTCTACTTCCGCAGCGCGCTCGAGTGGGACGCTCAGGAGTGCATGCAGCTCATCGAGGACGAGGGGATCACCCACTTCGTCGGCGTGACGACGATGTACGCCGACATGGTCGACGCGGACGACTTCGGCGAGTACGATCTCAGTAGCCTCGAGTCGGCCTCTGAGGGCGGCGCGAAGCTCTCGACGGCGGTCCAGGAGCAGTTCGAGGAGACCGCCGGCGTCGACATCTCGGAGGGCTACGGCCTCACCGAGACCCACGGCGCGACCCACACGCAAAGCGGCTCGACATTCGGTCTGAAACACGGGACGATCGGCCAACCGCTCCGGATGACCGACTGTAAGATCGTCGACGAGTCGGGCGACGAAGTCTCATCCGGCGAGGAGGGCGAGCTCGTCGTCCGCGGACCGCAGGTCATGACGGGGTATCTCAACCTGCCCGACGCGACCGAGGCGGCGTTCACCGAGAACGGCTACTTCCGGACCGGCGACATCGCCCGCCGCGACGGGAACAACTACTACGAGATCGTCGACCGGAAGAAACACATGATCAACACCGCCGGCTACAACGTCTATCCCAGCGAACTCGAGACCCTACTCTTAGAGCACGAGGCCGTCGCGGACGTTGCTATCGTCGGGATTCCGGACGAACGGCGCAACGAGGTGCCGAAGGCGTTCATCGTTCCCGCGTCGGGGATCGAGCCCGGCAGCGACGTGACCACCGAGGAAATCAAAGACTTCTGCCTCGAGGAGGTGGCCAGCTACAAACACCCCCGCGAGATCGAATTTATCGAGGAACTGCCGCGGACGACGAGCGGGAAGGTCCAGAAGTACAAACTCGAGGACGGCGAGGAGTAG
- a CDS encoding PQQ-binding-like beta-propeller repeat protein, producing the protein MKTILQRMDRREFLVGGSTISLVGTAGCTDSIGFDFGSQESLEVTGAWPRPEFDSGSTGHNLDVSGPTDEPEIRWEAKTPVDSMHVPAVVVSDGVAFFAGGSIVTAIDVTDGSQVWQTQIADEHVPGGGRGRHCSMTVDNEFVYVGTHEGLAVLTKEGEEVWSYEVEVALGASGVFRSPAVSDGTVYFGTAEEQAVSAYTTDGDKQWQYECDNLIIGSPSVTDDGVFVATSDGDLHAFSTDGEHRWTKEIGTTSSKAAVTPTVFDGTVYATAAGSQRGNALVAFDAQTGDEVWRNNLSPSFVGSMSIFERSSLRELVCPTWHGTVFTYNVHDGSVTWGVPLGDRLSGSCPIPATDKQSVYIAAVDSLTRIAPRRERAWQVSLEDVGGSVAVLDDALLVGSIDGRCYALA; encoded by the coding sequence ATGAAAACTATTCTCCAAAGAATGGATCGTCGTGAATTTCTTGTGGGCGGGTCCACCATTTCCCTCGTTGGTACAGCAGGGTGTACTGATTCCATTGGATTTGACTTCGGTAGCCAGGAGTCACTCGAGGTGACGGGAGCCTGGCCGCGTCCGGAGTTCGATTCGGGTTCGACCGGACACAATCTAGACGTTTCAGGTCCGACGGACGAGCCGGAGATTCGCTGGGAAGCGAAGACACCTGTCGATTCGATGCACGTTCCAGCCGTGGTTGTCTCGGACGGGGTCGCGTTCTTTGCTGGTGGGTCCATTGTGACGGCAATCGATGTGACGGACGGGTCTCAGGTTTGGCAGACGCAAATTGCGGATGAGCACGTTCCCGGTGGCGGTCGAGGAAGACATTGTAGTATGACCGTCGACAATGAGTTCGTCTACGTTGGAACCCACGAAGGGTTAGCGGTACTAACGAAAGAGGGTGAGGAAGTGTGGTCATACGAGGTCGAGGTCGCTCTGGGAGCGAGCGGTGTGTTTCGATCACCGGCTGTAAGCGACGGGACGGTATACTTCGGTACCGCCGAAGAGCAGGCAGTATCCGCCTACACAACTGATGGAGACAAGCAGTGGCAGTACGAATGTGATAATTTGATTATTGGTTCCCCGTCTGTCACGGACGATGGTGTGTTCGTCGCTACGAGTGATGGCGATCTTCACGCCTTCTCCACCGATGGTGAGCACCGGTGGACGAAAGAAATCGGTACGACGAGTTCGAAGGCTGCCGTGACGCCGACGGTTTTCGATGGAACCGTGTATGCGACTGCCGCCGGATCTCAACGTGGCAATGCTCTCGTTGCATTTGACGCGCAAACTGGTGATGAGGTGTGGCGGAATAATTTATCACCGTCGTTTGTCGGATCGATGTCGATATTCGAACGGAGCTCCCTTCGCGAACTCGTGTGCCCGACGTGGCACGGGACGGTGTTCACGTACAACGTCCATGATGGCTCAGTAACGTGGGGTGTCCCGCTCGGGGACCGCCTTTCGGGTTCATGTCCGATTCCAGCAACGGACAAGCAGAGCGTGTACATTGCCGCAGTTGATAGCCTCACCAGAATCGCTCCGCGGCGGGAGCGCGCATGGCAAGTTTCCCTCGAGGATGTCGGAGGCAGTGTTGCCGTCCTCGACGACGCGTTGTTGGTCGGGTCGATCGACGGACGGTGCTATGCACTTGCGTGA